ATTTTACTCGGGATTAAGAACTGTGCCGTGAGCTTGAAAAGATTAAGAACCACTGCTTTAGCGGATCGTTCAAACATTCAACACCGACGTTAGTTATTTTAGCCGGCTATTTGGCAGGCCACGTGCTTgccaaatatttttcgagttCTATTAACCTCGCGCTTAGTGTCAAAGATCTCTGTCGCGAGAGAAGattcgcaaattttcaaagtaacaaCCATTACAGAAGCTTCACCCACGTTTTTCTTCGACGAATCGTCGCGCGTAGTCGTCGATCGATAGACTCGAATAATAGCTAACGAATAAATCCAACGTGCCACTTTTTAACGTCCTCCTTTAAGCTTATCGAGTAGAATATACTTTCGGGTAGCAACAAGGAACGTCGTTCGGTCGAGCCATTGAACGATTCTTTTGTGAATGACGATAGAGAAGAAGATTCTTGGAAGTTGAAACACCGAAACGCCGAGCGACGTAAACTTCCGGTTTCCTGGGTGGTTTCTCTACGCCATATTGGTAACACCGATCACGCGCCGAGTTTCCGGTGATTGGTAACCACTTTTGAAGCCCGTGGAGCTTTTAGGACGCCCGTGGAACGTATAAATTACACACACACGTGTACACGAAATCTCGGTCGGGTCCCACGAGTCACCCGCGGGCACGATACGTCCGAATACTAGAGAGAACGTAAAGCGAATTTCAATCAGCGGCTGCTGCGTGGAATCAACTCCCGACGAGAGAATGCACGCGGTGCACCGGCTTGCGTACCGTTCACGGTTCTCTTATTTTTCGACGATAAAGGGACGGCATTTGCATGCCCGGCGCATGATTCACAggctaataaatatttattttatgcgaAACGCTTAACCGCTTGATTCGAGGGACCCATGCTTGCGACACGTCTCTACGCGGACTGCGATCGAGCAATTACCAAGATCAGTCACGAATGCATCGTGTCAAATCCGTTGGGAGTTTCAGATCTATCATCGCAATCGTAAGTTTacgagttattatttttcatcggaTGAATGGAGGCaaaagtgattttttattaataagatcattcaaaaatatacatgacATTTAAGGAAATCTAATTCGGAAGTGAAATTAagtcatatttttgtttcttaaaatagaaatttcctGTTTCTTGACTACGGACAATTTCGTACATTTGCAGCGAGATCGCATACTTTCGTCGCAGTATTGAAGTTAAACCCTGGTAGACAATTCGCTGGAGGTAATCTTAATCCACTGATGCATACATAATACTTTGAACATTGCTTTTCATCCGGCACACTGACTATTCCTGTCGGCGGACACTTCGAACTTCTTGTAGGTACTTTAGTAGTTTGAGTAGATTGACATACCGGTCTTTGAAAAGTAATTTGGCAACTTGCTGTTTTTGAATCGAAGAAAGAACCATCTGCACAACGGAGAGGTCCGATTTTCTTTCCCAACAAACATACGTAATACGATTGACAGTCGCCACGGTTATCTGCCATATTTATAACCTTCAATGGAGGACATACAacattatttggaatttttgttgtatgtTTTTCGGTTCTCGTAGACAACGATAAAGTTGTTAATGGACAATCTACATTTTTTGGAAGGTCGCATAGTCCTGTTATAGAATTGAAGTAGTGTTCATCTCGACAAGTATAAGACCCATATTTTTTACCCTCATTGCATTCATAATACGATGCACAATCACTTTCATGGGTCACATTTACATGTCCGTGTGCTGGGCACATACTGGGATTTGGTGAAGTTGTTGCTGTAGTTTCTATACTTGTAGAAGATGACTCTGTGGGTATAGGAGATGCAGTTGAGGGTTCTGTGGTGGTTGGCGATGACGTCGATGGTACTGTAGTTGGTGTCGTTGACGTCGATGGTTCTGTGGTTGTTGATGGCGATTTTGAAGGTTTCGTGGTTGTTGATGGCGACGTTGAAGGTTCTGTGGTTGTTGGCGGTGACGTCGACGGTTCTGTGGTTGTAGGCGATGACGTCGATGGTTCTATGGTTGTTGATGGCGACGTTGATGGTTCTGTGGTTGTTGGCGATGACGTCGATGGTTGTATGGTTGTTGATGTCGACGTTGATGGTTCTGTGGTTGTTGACGTTGACGTCGATGGTTCTGTGGTTGTTGATGGCGATGTTGAAGGTTCCGTGGTNNNNNNNNNNNNNNNNNNNNNNNNNNNNNNNNNNNNNNNNNNNNNNNNNNNNNNNNNNNNNNNNNNNNNNNNNNNNNNNNNNNNNNNNNNNNNNNNNNNNNNNNNNNNNNNNNNNNNNNNNNNNNNNNNNNNNNNNNNNNNNNNNNNNNNNNNNNNNNNNNNNNNNNNNNNNNNNNNNNNNNNNNNNNNNNNNNNNNNNNNNNNNNNNNNNNNNNNNNNNNNNNNNNNNNNNNNNNNNNNNNNNNNNNNNNNNNNNNNNNNNNNNNNNNNNNNNNNNNNNNNNNNNNNNNNNNNNNNNNNNNNNNNNNNNNNNNNNNNNNNNNNNNNNNNNNNNNNNNNNNNNNNNNNNNNNNNNNNNNNNNNNNNNNNNNNNNNNNNNNNNNNNNNNNNNNNNNNNNNNGTGGTTGTTGATGGCGACGTTGAAGGTTCTGTGGTTGTTGGCGGTGATGTCGACGGTTCTGTGGTTGTTGATGGCGACGTTGATGGTTCTGTGGTTGTTGTCGATGGTTCTGTGGTTGTTGTCGATGGTTCTGTGGTTGTTGTCGTTGACGTCGATGGTTCTGTGGTTGTTGATGTCGACGTTGATGGTTCTGTGGTTGTTGACGATGGTTCTGTGGTTGTTGACGATGGTTCTGTGGTTGTTGNNNNNNNNNNTGTTGACGATGGTTCTGTGGTTGTTGACGATGGTTCTGTGGTTGTTGTCGTTGATGTCGATGGTTCTGTGGTTGTTGATGGCGATGTTGAAGGTTCCGTGGTTGTTGATGGCGACGTTGAAGGTTCTGGGGTTGTTGGCGGTGACGTCGGCGGTTCTGTGGTTGTTGATGGCGACGTTGAAGGTTGTGTGGTTGTTGAAGATTTAGTTGAAGATCCTGTAGTCGTTGGCGATGACGTCGAGGGGTCTGTAGTACTCGTTGACGTCGATGGTTTCGTAGTAGTTCTCGTCGACGTTGATGGTTCCGTGATTGTTGAAGACGAAGTCGGAATTGttattgtacaatttacattttttttaaggtcGCAAGCTTTTACTAGTGGATTGAAGTAGAATCCTGTTGGACAAGAATGAGGGCCAGATTTCTGTCCCTCATTGCAGTCATAATACTTTGCACAGTCACTTTCATGCGCCACTTTTACTTGTCCGTTTGCTGGACACTCAGCGTCTCTTAGCTCCGGTGATCCTGGTGCTGTAGATTCTGTGGAAGTCTCAATCGTCAGTGAGGAAGTATTAGATGTTGTGAAACTCCATGGCCAACCACAAAACGACACCTCTATGTTTAAGCACCATTTCGTATCCTTGCCGTTATTCGTTGGGCATGTAATTGACATATTTATTCCCATATCGCAGTTATTGGTATTGTTATAATCCGATTTGTCACCCAACTGAATCGTGTCATTTCCATCTTCCACAGTTATATCAAGTGGAACTATAACTTTTCCACAGATCAACACAATTGCCTCTGTTATCACGGCAACAATGCCCACTAAACGTACATCTGAAATATAGAAGTCTTGTTGactcttatttttttcgaatccATATAGATCAACTAGAAATACGATTTTCCTTGTACCATATTACGTAAGActtgtgaatataaaaaattaacaacatgTATAATGGAATGGCTAATTGGgcacgtttaaaaatttttttcaagacGGGTCTCGAAAAAGCTACCTTAAGTTCTCTC
This portion of the Hylaeus volcanicus isolate JK05 chromosome 4, UHH_iyHylVolc1.0_haploid, whole genome shotgun sequence genome encodes:
- the LOC128875505 gene encoding mucin-2-like encodes the protein MRHVRLVGIVAVITEAIVLICGKVIVPLDITVEDGNDTIQLGDKSDYNNTNNCDMGINMSITCPTNNGKDTKWCLNIEVSFCGWPWSFTTSNTSSLTIETSTESTAPGSPELRDAECPANGQVKVAHESDCAKYYDCNEGQKSGPHSCPTGFYFNPLVKACDLKKNVNCTITIPTSSSTITEPSTSTRTTTKPSTSTSTTDPSTSSPTTTGSSTKSSTTTQPSTSPSTTTEPPTSPPTTPEPSTSPSTTTEPSTSPSTTTEPSTSTTTTTEPSSTTTEPSSTXXXXTTTEPSSTTTEPSSTTTEPSTSTSTTTEPSTSTTTTTEPSTTTTEPSTTTTEPSTSPSTTTEPSTSPPTTTEPSTTEPSTSPSTTTEPSTSTSTTTEPSTSTSTTIQPSTSSPTTTEPSTSPSTTIEPSTSSPTTTEPSTSPPTTTEPSTSPSTTTKPSKSPSTTTEPSTSTTPTTVPSTSSPTTTEPSTASPIPTESSSTSIETTATTSPNPSMCPAHGHVNVTHESDCASYYECNEGKKYGSYTCRDEHYFNSITGLCDLPKNVDCPLTTLSLSTRTEKHTTKIPNNVVCPPLKVINMADNRGDCQSYYVCLLGKKIGPLRCADGSFFDSKTASCQITFQRPVCQSTQTTKVPTRSSKCPPTGIVSVPDEKQCSKYYVCISGLRLPPANCLPGFNFNTATKVCDLAANVRNCP